From one Gemmatimonadota bacterium genomic stretch:
- a CDS encoding putative Ig domain-containing protein: MTNLQSVLYSIAISVILISGPVAAQSPPAPAAVTNLAAVAGDQQVTLSWNDPNNESITTYQYRQSTDSGSNWSPNWTNITNSNKNTTSHTVESLTNDTEYTFEVRAVNATGNGASVSASATPTLPPLTITWPEDIKGTEDSSIWTSLTSTPPQISVSGGRPSYTYEIAKEGAPDGLSIDSSGTLTGTPTENGTFTVRVVVRDKAGQSMSQDLNIMISPPLSVSPIAYKTVEQDSSITPIHLSASGGWEPYTYYIAGAPSGIPLSDDNRITGKPSQAGTSTITVTVTDTRGSTGEHSFKMSVYSIELAEKFSPILILTEHPTRKNRIVLFPEPVEIMGAESVSNLWFSFSEEPNTSGEFQYPASGWNPDLLITYQSYFPTINFSENKFAYLPTKLIYTGRPQQDLAHGDYAVFAHFEYPGNDKVSWNNTYTGSGPKRGNNPAFPNTAYVHIFDKDDGNVVIQYYYFYPYNDFQNNHEGDWQHVNVVVTSFDPDMAELAEIDYKFHGKGLTYNSIGGRVFDPQIDFAPAEGGTHPVVYVGAGSHGGYPTGGNYSDPGGELLGQGYDEDMTKDGIVLSTNVEDTNRDVAESYDLIFLPNPDPNQPNKGLSPEMSWLGTGALWGTPAVTSPGNKYNTSPVGPFHSGWDTLGTSGYSKREIPYGKFPSPDPRSSPRDNDDIQRWFQQFPIVQNVRWSGTIKLIGDIVVYPGATLTIDAGTTIRAYPNRDIHDMKDANRVDIINYGKIIANGSSDQRVVFRSDSATPASGDWYGIRNYGTLTMMNCDIQHAVAGLKRQGTDTLVDVVVTNSENNTSSFTVASIDDKTEKQYKGITPIQVNASGGWDPYTYSLSGAPQIITISDSGLITGTPTQSGTFTLNLKVESHDSQSESISFQMSVSQGLNVAPISDVTVKQDHAITAIQVSVSGGSGTYRYSISGAPSGISINSSTGRITGTPTESGAFTIGVHVQETPGGGAGGSAAPITGSRSFTMTVNAPASKPVSSSLTVAEIDDITVKISAVTNSAITPIQLSASGGQTPYTYAMSSTPATGSGLSINSSSGQITGTPTQTGTFTLTVTVTDNANRTATESFSMAISLMGDFNGDGAVNLSDHSLFVAAFGLSEGEDDFNGEMDLNGDGTIDIADFVIFSRHFTSQ; this comes from the coding sequence ATGACGAACCTGCAATCCGTATTGTATTCCATAGCCATAAGTGTTATTCTGATCTCTGGACCTGTTGCTGCTCAATCCCCGCCTGCTCCTGCTGCGGTGACGAACCTCGCTGCGGTGGCAGGAGATCAACAGGTGACGCTGAGTTGGAATGACCCGAATAATGAGAGCATCACGACCTATCAGTATCGACAGAGCACAGATAGTGGCAGCAATTGGTCACCGAACTGGACAAATATTACCAATAGTAATAAGAACACAACCAGTCACACGGTAGAGAGCCTGACAAATGACACCGAATATACCTTTGAGGTGCGTGCGGTGAATGCGACTGGAAATGGTGCATCCGTCAGCGCGAGTGCCACGCCGACCTTGCCGCCATTGACAATAACGTGGCCTGAAGATATAAAGGGTACGGAAGACAGTTCCATCTGGACCTCATTAACATCTACGCCTCCTCAGATAAGTGTATCCGGAGGCCGACCCTCCTATACGTATGAAATAGCCAAAGAAGGAGCACCTGATGGTCTTTCTATTGATTCATCGGGAACCCTCACAGGCACACCTACAGAGAATGGGACTTTCACAGTAAGAGTCGTAGTGCGAGATAAAGCAGGTCAAAGTATGAGTCAGGACCTGAACATAATGATTTCTCCACCGTTGAGCGTTTCACCCATAGCGTATAAAACTGTCGAGCAGGACAGCTCAATTACCCCGATTCATTTATCAGCATCTGGCGGTTGGGAGCCCTATACGTATTATATAGCCGGAGCACCTTCAGGTATCCCTTTGTCAGATGATAATCGCATCACAGGTAAGCCCTCACAGGCCGGGACTTCCACAATTACTGTGACGGTGACTGATACGCGTGGTAGCACAGGGGAGCATAGTTTCAAGATGAGTGTTTACTCGATAGAACTTGCCGAGAAATTTTCTCCGATTTTAATTTTAACAGAACATCCAACGCGCAAAAACCGCATCGTGCTCTTTCCTGAACCCGTGGAAATCATGGGTGCAGAGTCTGTTTCTAATCTTTGGTTTTCTTTTTCAGAGGAACCTAATACTTCTGGAGAGTTTCAATATCCAGCATCAGGATGGAATCCTGATCTGCTTATTACATACCAGAGTTACTTTCCTACGATTAATTTTTCAGAGAATAAATTTGCCTACTTACCTACAAAATTGATCTATACCGGACGGCCACAGCAGGATTTAGCGCATGGAGATTATGCTGTGTTTGCACATTTTGAATATCCCGGTAACGACAAAGTAAGCTGGAACAACACATATACTGGCTCTGGACCTAAACGTGGGAACAATCCTGCGTTTCCCAACACAGCATACGTGCATATTTTTGATAAAGATGATGGTAATGTCGTCATCCAGTATTATTACTTTTATCCCTATAATGATTTCCAAAATAATCACGAAGGGGATTGGCAGCACGTTAATGTTGTTGTAACCTCCTTTGATCCAGATATGGCAGAACTCGCTGAAATTGACTACAAATTTCATGGCAAGGGTCTAACATATAATAGCATTGGTGGAAGGGTTTTTGACCCTCAGATAGATTTTGCACCGGCTGAAGGTGGAACCCATCCGGTTGTCTATGTGGGAGCAGGTTCTCACGGCGGTTATCCTACGGGAGGTAATTATTCGGACCCCGGTGGTGAATTACTCGGGCAAGGTTATGATGAAGATATGACAAAGGATGGTATTGTTCTGAGTACCAATGTTGAGGACACAAATCGCGATGTTGCGGAATCTTATGATTTAATATTTTTGCCCAATCCTGACCCAAATCAACCCAATAAGGGTTTATCACCAGAAATGAGTTGGTTAGGTACAGGAGCATTATGGGGGACACCAGCTGTTACTTCACCTGGAAATAAGTATAATACGTCTCCTGTAGGACCATTTCATAGTGGTTGGGATACTTTGGGAACAAGTGGTTATTCCAAAAGGGAAATTCCTTATGGAAAATTTCCCAGTCCAGATCCCAGATCATCACCAAGAGATAACGATGACATTCAACGATGGTTTCAACAATTTCCAATTGTGCAAAACGTTAGATGGAGTGGTACAATAAAGCTGATTGGTGATATTGTAGTCTATCCCGGCGCAACCTTGACAATTGATGCTGGCACGACGATCAGGGCCTATCCCAATCGAGATATTCACGACATGAAAGATGCAAATCGCGTCGATATTATCAACTATGGAAAGATCATCGCCAATGGATCGAGCGACCAGCGAGTTGTATTTCGTTCCGACAGTGCAACCCCCGCGTCTGGGGACTGGTATGGCATCCGCAATTACGGCACTTTGACCATGATGAACTGTGATATCCAACATGCGGTGGCCGGTCTAAAACGGCAGGGCACGGATACATTGGTTGATGTGGTTGTGACCAACAGCGAAAACAATACCTCATCGTTCACAGTCGCATCAATAGATGATAAAACTGAAAAGCAATATAAGGGGATTACCCCTATTCAGGTCAATGCCTCTGGTGGGTGGGATCCCTATACGTATTCCCTGTCCGGCGCGCCACAAATTATCACGATTTCAGACAGTGGTCTCATCACTGGCACACCCACGCAAAGTGGCACGTTTACCTTAAACTTGAAAGTAGAAAGCCATGACAGCCAAAGTGAGTCGATCTCGTTTCAGATGTCTGTTTCCCAGGGCCTAAATGTTGCGCCAATATCAGATGTCACCGTGAAACAGGATCACGCCATTACTGCCATCCAGGTCTCTGTGTCTGGTGGTTCGGGGACATATCGGTATTCTATATCTGGTGCGCCATCAGGTATCAGTATCAATTCATCAACTGGTCGCATCACAGGTACACCCACAGAAAGTGGCGCGTTCACCATTGGCGTGCATGTGCAAGAGACCCCAGGCGGAGGAGCAGGAGGTTCTGCGGCCCCCATCACGGGTAGCCGTTCTTTCACTATGACGGTAAATGCGCCTGCATCCAAGCCCGTTTCGTCGTCATTGACAGTCGCAGAGATAGATGACATAACAGTCAAGATAAGTGCTGTGACCAACAGCGCTATTACTCCTATTCAGTTGTCAGCGTCAGGGGGGCAGACACCATACACGTATGCCATGTCCAGCACCCCTGCTACGGGTTCTGGTCTTTCTATCAATTCGAGCAGTGGACAGATCACCGGCACACCCACACAAACAGGAACTTTCACACTTACTGTGACGGTGACCGATAATGCAAACAGGACTGCAACTGAAAGTTTCTCGATGGCTATCAGTCTGATGGGTGATTTTAACGGTGATGGTGCAGTCAATTTATCAGATCATTCCCTTTTTGTAGCCGCATTTGGTCTATCAGAAGGTGAGGATGATTTTAATGGTGAGATGGATCTGAATGGCGATGGAACCATTGATATTGCCGATTTTGTGATATTTTCACGTCACTTTACCTCCCAATGA
- a CDS encoding cytochrome P450, with the protein MTSITRAIENSLKPLAARALLTYERLESGVAYHPGADEVLADPYDLYEKLRSKDPIHRMRLINAWAISSYRDVDAILRDHARFSNQGLPTDTYVRIGPLGMLALDPPDHTRLRALVSRAFTPKSVAALQPKVEQIADDILHAIEGQTRFDLMNAFAFPLPVIVIAQMLGVHTEDLDRFKAWSNLISLSIEPILDDENIKRARQARVELEAYFEEIIAQRRRKPQADLTSDLVAAEEAGDRLTHAELVTTLILLLVAGNETTRNLIGNGMLALLRNPDQFQRLRRQPDLLDLAIHEFLRYDPPVQMDRRIALEDVEIRNKRIRAGQPVISLIGAANRDPAVFSDPHTLDIGRKKTSHLSFGRGIHYCLGASLAVMEAKVAFAALLKRYASIQLAAEPVRRHQITLRGLSELWVEVERS; encoded by the coding sequence ATGACTTCAATAACTCGGGCAATCGAAAATAGTCTCAAGCCACTTGCCGCCCGGGCGCTGCTCACCTATGAACGCCTCGAATCGGGCGTTGCCTACCACCCTGGAGCCGACGAAGTTCTCGCCGACCCGTATGACCTGTACGAAAAATTGCGCAGCAAAGACCCAATCCACCGCATGAGACTGATCAATGCGTGGGCCATAAGCAGCTACCGGGACGTAGATGCTATTTTGCGGGATCACGCGCGTTTTTCCAACCAGGGACTGCCCACCGACACCTATGTCCGCATTGGCCCTCTGGGCATGCTCGCCCTCGATCCCCCCGACCACACCCGGCTGCGCGCCCTGGTCTCCAGGGCATTCACCCCCAAATCCGTCGCAGCTCTTCAACCCAAAGTCGAACAAATTGCCGATGACATCCTGCACGCCATCGAAGGACAAACCCGCTTCGACCTGATGAACGCCTTCGCATTTCCCCTGCCGGTTATTGTCATCGCCCAAATGCTGGGGGTCCACACCGAAGACCTGGACCGGTTCAAAGCGTGGTCAAATCTGATTTCGCTCAGCATCGAACCGATCCTCGACGACGAAAACATCAAACGGGCGCGGCAGGCGCGGGTGGAATTGGAAGCATACTTCGAGGAAATCATAGCACAGAGACGGCGCAAACCACAGGCCGACCTGACCAGCGACCTCGTAGCCGCAGAAGAAGCGGGCGACCGCTTGACGCACGCAGAACTGGTGACAACCCTGATCCTCTTGCTCGTGGCCGGCAACGAAACAACGCGCAACCTGATCGGCAACGGCATGCTCGCCCTCCTGAGAAATCCCGACCAGTTCCAGCGTCTCCGCCGCCAGCCCGACTTGCTGGACCTGGCAATACACGAATTCCTCAGATACGACCCACCCGTTCAGATGGACCGGCGCATCGCGCTTGAAGATGTGGAAATCCGCAACAAGCGAATCCGCGCAGGCCAACCCGTCATCTCTTTAATCGGCGCAGCAAACCGCGACCCCGCTGTGTTTTCCGATCCCCATACCCTGGACATAGGCCGAAAGAAAACGAGCCACCTCTCCTTCGGACGCGGCATCCATTACTGCCTGGGCGCGTCGCTTGCCGTAATGGAAGCCAAAGTAGCCTTTGCCGCCCTGCTAAAGCGATACGCCTCAATTCAACTGGCCGCCGAACCCGTGCGCCGACACCAGATCACCTTGCGCGGGCTAAGTGAATTGTGGGTAGAGGTGGAAAGAAGTTAG
- the groL gene encoding chaperonin GroEL (60 kDa chaperone family; promotes refolding of misfolded polypeptides especially under stressful conditions; forms two stacked rings of heptamers to form a barrel-shaped 14mer; ends can be capped by GroES; misfolded proteins enter the barrel where they are refolded when GroES binds) gives MAKQIAYGIDARERILDGVTLLSKAVKATLGPAGRNVVVAKSWGSPTVTKDGVTVAKEIELEDAYENMGVQMVKEVASKTSDIAGDGTTTATVLAEAIFREGLRNVTAGANPMDLKRGIDAAVESVVKALGDQSQPVKDRNSIAQVGTISANSDSSIGEIIADAMDKVGKDGTITVEEAKSIETTLDVVEGMQFDRGYLSPYFVTDQENMEAILEDVLILIHEAKLSNMNDLLPLLEKVAGAGKPLLVIAEDVEGEALATFVVNKVRGTLAACAVKAPGYGDRRKEMLGDIAVLTGGRVITEDLGIKLENVEISDLGQAKRVVIDKDNTTVVEGIGSIADIQGRTSQIRRQIEDTTSDYDREKLEERLAKLAGGVAVINVGAATETEMKEKKARVEDALHSVRAAVEEGIVPGGGVALLRSLGALDETDVHGDQSTGVDIVRRALQAPLRQIADNAGIEGSLVVQKVKEGEGAYGFNARTEQYEDLVDSGVIDPTKVVRTAMENAASIAGLLLTTEALVTDMPEENEGAAPAHDPHHGHMH, from the coding sequence ATGGCAAAACAGATTGCCTATGGAATAGATGCTCGCGAGCGTATTCTCGATGGTGTAACGCTCTTGAGCAAAGCCGTGAAGGCCACGTTGGGACCTGCTGGACGAAATGTGGTTGTCGCCAAATCCTGGGGGTCTCCCACCGTGACAAAAGACGGCGTGACCGTTGCAAAAGAAATCGAACTCGAAGACGCCTACGAAAACATGGGTGTACAGATGGTCAAAGAAGTCGCCTCCAAGACTTCTGACATTGCAGGCGACGGCACAACCACAGCGACAGTACTGGCCGAAGCGATTTTCCGTGAAGGCTTGCGCAATGTTACTGCCGGAGCCAACCCTATGGACCTCAAGCGCGGCATAGATGCGGCTGTTGAATCCGTAGTCAAAGCACTGGGAGACCAGAGCCAGCCGGTAAAAGACCGCAATTCAATTGCACAAGTAGGGACAATATCCGCCAACAGTGACAGCAGCATTGGTGAAATTATAGCCGATGCAATGGACAAAGTCGGCAAAGACGGCACAATCACAGTCGAAGAAGCCAAAAGCATCGAGACAACACTGGATGTGGTCGAAGGGATGCAGTTTGACCGCGGTTATCTATCGCCCTATTTTGTGACCGATCAGGAAAACATGGAAGCCATACTGGAAGACGTGCTGATCCTCATTCACGAGGCGAAGTTGTCAAACATGAACGACTTATTGCCTCTCCTCGAAAAAGTCGCCGGTGCAGGCAAGCCGCTTCTGGTCATCGCCGAAGACGTCGAAGGTGAAGCCCTCGCCACTTTTGTCGTCAACAAAGTGCGCGGCACCCTCGCTGCCTGTGCGGTAAAAGCACCGGGATATGGCGACCGCCGAAAAGAAATGCTGGGCGATATCGCCGTGCTAACAGGTGGGCGCGTGATAACGGAAGACCTCGGCATAAAGCTCGAAAACGTCGAGATTAGCGACCTCGGGCAGGCCAAGCGCGTAGTGATCGACAAAGACAACACCACAGTTGTAGAAGGCATTGGGTCTATAGCCGATATCCAGGGCAGAACGAGTCAGATTCGTCGGCAAATTGAAGACACCACCTCTGACTACGACCGCGAAAAACTCGAAGAGCGATTGGCAAAATTGGCCGGAGGCGTGGCCGTCATCAACGTTGGTGCGGCAACAGAAACAGAAATGAAAGAAAAGAAAGCCCGCGTCGAAGACGCACTTCACTCCGTGCGCGCTGCAGTTGAAGAAGGCATCGTGCCCGGCGGCGGGGTCGCTCTCCTTCGCAGCCTTGGCGCATTAGACGAAACGGATGTGCATGGCGACCAGAGCACAGGCGTAGATATCGTGCGTCGCGCACTGCAAGCCCCCCTGCGTCAGATCGCCGATAATGCCGGCATAGAAGGCAGCCTCGTCGTGCAAAAAGTGAAAGAAGGCGAAGGCGCTTACGGGTTCAATGCACGCACCGAGCAATACGAAGACCTCGTAGATTCCGGTGTAATTGATCCCACAAAAGTGGTGCGCACTGCGATGGAAAATGCAGCGTCCATCGCGGGATTGTTATTGACAACCGAAGCCCTGGTCACAGATATGCCAGAAGAAAACGAAGGTGCTGCGCCCGCCCACGACCCCCATCACGGGCACATGCACTAA
- a CDS encoding co-chaperone GroES: protein MNVRPLSDRILVRRVDADEQVKGGIIIPDTAKETPQEAEVIAVGPGRRNKNGDVIAPAVKSGEKILIGKYAGTEIEVDGDEYVIVNEDDVLGIIQ, encoded by the coding sequence ATGAATGTCCGTCCGCTTTCCGATCGCATTCTGGTGCGACGGGTGGATGCTGATGAGCAGGTGAAGGGGGGCATAATCATCCCCGATACCGCAAAGGAAACGCCTCAGGAAGCAGAAGTCATAGCCGTTGGGCCGGGCAGACGCAATAAAAATGGCGACGTGATTGCGCCAGCGGTAAAATCTGGGGAAAAAATTTTGATAGGCAAATACGCCGGCACAGAAATTGAAGTTGACGGCGATGAGTACGTAATCGTAAACGAAGACGACGTATTGGGCATTATTCAGTAG
- a CDS encoding rhodanese-like domain-containing protein, giving the protein MKSRENLLDDARQNIPEMTVQEVHEYIEDGNNPVLLDVRGLDEWERGHLKGSVHIPRGELEHKAESAMPDKSREVIVICAGGVRSLLAGETLQAMGYEKVISMDGGYGDWEDAHLPAEIPPPPEETGAPETPELLKEQIDHLEKVLAQKKTKLDDM; this is encoded by the coding sequence ATGAAGTCGCGTGAAAATTTGCTGGATGATGCGCGTCAAAATATTCCGGAAATGACCGTGCAGGAAGTACATGAGTATATAGAAGATGGCAATAATCCCGTATTACTCGACGTGCGAGGACTGGATGAATGGGAGCGCGGGCACCTGAAAGGATCTGTACACATACCCCGCGGAGAATTGGAACACAAAGCAGAATCGGCAATGCCCGACAAATCGCGTGAAGTCATTGTAATCTGCGCAGGCGGCGTGCGATCCCTCCTCGCTGGCGAAACCTTGCAAGCTATGGGATACGAAAAAGTGATCTCGATGGACGGCGGATACGGGGATTGGGAAGATGCGCATCTGCCGGCTGAAATACCACCGCCACCGGAAGAAACAGGCGCGCCAGAAACCCCTGAACTACTCAAAGAGCAAATTGATCATCTGGAAAAAGTATTGGCCCAAAAAAAAACAAAATTGGATGATATGTAG
- the secA gene encoding preprotein translocase subunit SecA, with product MNFLTKIFGSKHDRDVKKMQPIVDEINQLYEEYASLSDEALKGKTAEFRARIAEATDDAQKHLIQLKEELAAMQRDEDRTEQLEAIAEIEAEIKDIERDVLDEIHPEAFAVFKETCRRFKEREKSWDRAGDQIVWHEIPYDVQLIGATVLHQGKIAEMATGEGKTLAAGLALYLNGLLGRGVHLVTVNSYLAKRDAMWLGPVYLFLDLTVGVIQDRALGVEGFIMEEEGKDGYRMRPCDHKDACLMDIVYGTKDQFGFDYLYDNMAIRPEDLIQREHYFAIIDEVDSILIDEARTPLIISGPVSESSSHRYEEMRPLVEKLVRAQTRIVNNILKQAEEELESGDEYEAGILLLQVQRGMPKNSRFMKRLQEEGIKRLVQRVESDYIRDKRTGELDEDLYFSIDEKSHIIDLTEKGRDEISRNPDDFVLPDLDEVLRDIEQNKSLSDSDKDHAKEAAYQDYGEKNESIHSVRKLLQAYSLYEKDVQYMIDDGKVVIVDEFTGRPQPGRRFADGLHQALEAKEKVKVERDTQTVATITLQNYFRLYDRLAGMTGTAETEAEEFHQIYKLDVVSIPTHEPVRRIDFNDWIYRTKREKYNALLDEIVHLHEQKLPVLVGTISVETSELISRMLTRKKIKHQVLNARQNVQEAQIIAQAGQPGAVTIATNMAGRGTDIKLGPGVIKAPEEHQCALIADPDNTRPLCPYIDKYGCRDEVPCGLNIIGTERHESRRIDRQLRGRSGRQGDPGSSRFFISLEDDLMRLFGSERIARVMDRLGAEEGEVIEHSWVTKSIETAQKRVEARNFEFRKQVLDYDDVMNQQREVIYDRRRHALEEEDISAMISEMIDETVDALLDIHIPPDAHPEDWNFDGLMEDLRNVFLQAPIIPDEDLPQLREAGLRDRVLRGIREAYDRRERVLGEDRMRQIERMIYLSVFDEKWKEHLREMDDLKEGIGLRGYGQKNPLIEYKREGYEMFVALLEDINRETLRLLFRISVEETPAQPRTQQPARLSLEHRDATGMGFVGMPEPGQDELTANSTEGDAPKKQPVRVEKKVGRNAPCPCGSGKKYKHCHGRA from the coding sequence ATGAATTTCCTAACAAAAATTTTCGGCAGCAAACACGATCGGGACGTAAAGAAAATGCAACCGATTGTGGATGAAATTAATCAACTCTACGAAGAATATGCCTCTTTGTCCGACGAGGCATTAAAGGGCAAAACAGCGGAGTTCCGCGCGCGCATTGCCGAAGCGACGGATGATGCTCAAAAGCATCTTATTCAGCTCAAGGAAGAATTGGCCGCGATGCAGCGAGACGAAGACCGCACCGAACAATTGGAAGCCATTGCCGAAATCGAAGCCGAAATCAAGGATATTGAGCGCGACGTACTCGATGAAATCCATCCAGAGGCATTTGCCGTCTTTAAGGAAACGTGTCGCCGCTTCAAAGAGCGGGAGAAGTCCTGGGACCGAGCTGGCGATCAAATCGTGTGGCATGAAATACCCTACGACGTGCAATTGATCGGTGCGACCGTATTGCATCAGGGCAAAATCGCCGAAATGGCCACGGGCGAAGGCAAAACACTGGCCGCGGGTCTGGCTCTGTACCTGAATGGTTTGCTCGGGCGCGGTGTGCATCTGGTCACCGTAAACTCCTACCTGGCCAAGCGCGACGCCATGTGGCTGGGACCCGTGTATTTGTTCCTGGACCTCACCGTAGGCGTCATTCAGGACCGCGCATTGGGCGTGGAAGGTTTTATTATGGAAGAAGAGGGTAAAGACGGGTATCGCATGCGCCCATGCGATCACAAAGACGCCTGTCTCATGGATATCGTGTACGGCACAAAAGACCAGTTTGGTTTTGATTACCTCTACGACAACATGGCGATTCGCCCCGAAGACCTGATACAGCGCGAGCACTATTTTGCAATTATCGACGAAGTAGATAGCATCCTGATCGACGAGGCGCGCACACCGCTGATTATTTCGGGACCCGTATCGGAATCCTCGTCGCATCGATATGAAGAAATGCGTCCGCTGGTCGAAAAATTGGTACGCGCCCAAACCCGAATCGTAAACAATATTTTAAAGCAAGCAGAAGAAGAACTCGAGTCCGGCGATGAATACGAAGCCGGCATCTTATTATTGCAGGTTCAGCGCGGAATGCCCAAAAATAGTCGCTTCATGAAGCGCCTTCAAGAAGAGGGCATCAAGCGCCTCGTGCAGCGGGTTGAATCCGATTATATCCGCGACAAGCGCACGGGCGAACTGGACGAAGACCTCTATTTTAGCATCGACGAAAAAAGCCACATCATCGACCTGACAGAAAAGGGACGCGACGAAATCAGCCGCAATCCAGACGACTTTGTATTGCCAGACCTCGATGAAGTACTTCGGGATATCGAACAGAATAAATCGCTATCCGATTCAGACAAAGACCACGCAAAAGAAGCCGCCTATCAGGACTACGGAGAAAAGAATGAGTCTATCCACAGCGTGCGAAAATTATTGCAAGCCTATTCTCTATATGAAAAAGACGTGCAATATATGATCGACGACGGCAAAGTCGTCATCGTCGATGAATTTACGGGACGGCCCCAGCCCGGACGCCGTTTTGCCGATGGCTTGCACCAGGCATTGGAAGCAAAAGAAAAGGTAAAAGTCGAACGCGACACGCAAACAGTGGCAACAATTACGTTGCAAAATTACTTCAGACTCTACGACCGACTGGCGGGAATGACGGGCACTGCCGAAACAGAAGCAGAAGAATTTCATCAAATCTACAAGCTCGATGTGGTATCGATCCCAACGCATGAGCCAGTGCGCCGCATTGATTTTAACGACTGGATATACCGCACAAAACGCGAAAAATACAATGCCCTGCTCGACGAAATCGTGCATTTGCACGAACAAAAATTGCCAGTCCTGGTCGGCACAATTTCCGTTGAAACCTCCGAATTGATTTCGCGGATGCTAACGCGCAAAAAAATCAAACACCAGGTGCTCAATGCCCGACAAAATGTACAAGAAGCGCAGATCATCGCGCAAGCCGGACAACCCGGTGCCGTGACAATAGCAACCAATATGGCCGGACGCGGCACAGATATCAAACTGGGCCCCGGCGTCATAAAAGCACCCGAAGAACATCAGTGTGCATTGATTGCAGATCCCGATAACACCCGCCCCCTGTGTCCCTACATAGACAAATACGGATGTCGGGATGAAGTCCCGTGTGGATTGAATATTATCGGCACCGAACGACACGAATCCCGGCGCATCGACCGGCAATTGCGCGGGCGCTCCGGGCGGCAAGGGGACCCGGGAAGCTCGCGGTTTTTCATCTCATTGGAAGACGATTTGATGCGCCTATTTGGATCCGAGCGCATCGCCCGCGTCATGGACCGCCTGGGAGCCGAAGAAGGCGAAGTAATCGAACACAGTTGGGTGACAAAGTCCATTGAAACCGCCCAAAAACGGGTTGAAGCGCGCAATTTTGAATTTCGAAAACAGGTGCTGGATTACGACGACGTAATGAATCAACAGCGCGAAGTGATTTACGACAGACGCAGACACGCGCTGGAAGAAGAAGATATCTCGGCGATGATCAGCGAAATGATCGACGAAACCGTCGATGCACTACTCGATATTCATATACCGCCCGACGCACATCCCGAAGACTGGAATTTTGATGGCTTGATGGAAGATTTGCGCAATGTATTTTTGCAAGCACCCATCATACCCGATGAAGACCTGCCCCAATTGCGCGAAGCGGGTTTGCGAGATCGCGTATTGCGCGGGATTCGCGAGGCTTATGATCGCCGCGAAAGGGTCCTTGGAGAAGACCGCATGCGCCAGATAGAACGCATGATTTACCTGAGCGTCTTTGATGAAAAGTGGAAAGAACACCTCCGCGAGATGGACGACCTGAAAGAGGGCATTGGCCTTCGCGGTTATGGACAAAAAAATCCATTGATCGAGTACAAGCGCGAAGGTTATGAAATGTTTGTGGCACTGCTCGAAGACATCAATCGCGAAACCCTGCGATTGTTATTCCGCATTTCCGTCGAAGAAACACCCGCACAACCGCGCACCCAACAGCCCGCACGCCTATCATTGGAACACCGCGATGCCACGGGAATGGGCTTTGTCGGTATGCCCGAACCCGGTCAAGATGAATTGACCGCCAATTCCACAGAAGGCGATGCGCCCAAAAAACAGCCCGTGCGCGTTGAAAAAAAGGTAGGGCGAAACGCGCCGTGTCCGTGTGGCAGTGGGAAAAAGTACAAACACTGCCATGGAAGAGCTTAA